A single window of Vicinamibacterales bacterium DNA harbors:
- the rplP gene encoding 50S ribosomal protein L16, which translates to MLMPKKVKYRKQQRGRMAGKAWRGSDVSFGNYGLKALEPCWMTARQIEAARVAMTRFIKRGGKIWVRVFPDKPITKKPQETRMGKGKGAPEEWVCVVRPGRILFEMEGVTEAEAKEAMRLAAAKLPIRTRFATRFAEEKAS; encoded by the coding sequence ATGTTAATGCCAAAGAAGGTCAAGTACCGGAAGCAGCAGCGCGGCCGGATGGCGGGCAAGGCCTGGAGAGGGTCGGACGTGTCGTTCGGCAACTACGGCCTCAAGGCCCTCGAGCCCTGCTGGATGACGGCGCGGCAGATCGAAGCGGCGCGCGTCGCGATGACCCGGTTCATCAAGCGCGGCGGCAAGATCTGGGTGCGCGTGTTCCCGGACAAGCCGATTACGAAGAAGCCGCAGGAAACGCGCATGGGCAAGGGCAAGGGCGCGCCCGAAGAGTGGGTGTGCGTCGTCCGCCCCGGCCGGATCCTCTTCGAGATGGAAGGGGTGACCGAGGCCGAGGCGAAGGAAGCGATGCGGCTGGCGGCGGCGAAGCTGCCGATCCGGACCCGGTTCGCCACCCGCTTCGCGGAGGAGAAAGCGTCATGA
- the rpmC gene encoding 50S ribosomal protein L29, with amino-acid sequence MKIAECRDLGTDELKARVKEIDDQLFRLRIQKSMGQLDAAHKLKGLRRDVARLKTALREKESV; translated from the coding sequence ATGAAGATCGCCGAATGCCGCGACCTGGGGACCGACGAGCTGAAGGCGCGCGTCAAGGAGATCGACGATCAGCTGTTCCGGCTGCGGATCCAGAAGTCGATGGGGCAGCTCGATGCCGCCCACAAGCTGAAGGGGCTGCGCCGTGACGTCGCCCGTCTGAAGACCGCGCTGCGCGAGAAGGAGTCGGTGTAA
- the rpsQ gene encoding 30S ribosomal protein S17, with protein sequence MATKATVTGVVVSDKMNKTVKVAIERQVRDPLYGKTQKRTSTFLAHDEKNEAKVGDKVAIAESRPLSARKRWVVTSIVEKAKEI encoded by the coding sequence GTGGCCACCAAGGCAACCGTCACTGGCGTGGTCGTCAGCGACAAGATGAACAAGACCGTCAAGGTCGCGATCGAGCGCCAGGTGCGCGATCCGCTCTACGGCAAGACGCAGAAACGCACCTCGACCTTCCTGGCGCACGACGAGAAGAACGAGGCCAAGGTCGGCGACAAGGTCGCCATCGCGGAGAGCCGTCCGCTCAGCGCCCGCAAGCGCTGGGTGGTGACCTCGATCGTCGAGAAGGCGAAGGAGATCTAG